The genomic window ACTTTGCTTACCCTGATGCAAAACCTAAGAAGACAATCCCCAAGCAGTATGGAAGAAAAAATAATCGCGGTTGACGGCATCGCGCCGCCAAAGATAAAAAAGAGTTTGAAAGCTATCTTGGCGCTTAATAATATAATCAAAGAATAAAAACCAAGGGTGTTATTCATAAAAAAATAGCGTAGTTTGTCGCTAACTATGCTATAATGACTTTATGAAAAAACACGGCATAATCATAATTAATTCTTTTAGTTTTTCTCCCGCTTTTAAAAACCAAACAAAAAGGCTTATTGAGGAATTTGGACGGCTTGATGTCAAGATAGACATCGGTAGAAATAGCCATGTTAATCTTTATTTAGATAATTACGAGATAATAAATAGAATAAAAGATTATGATTTTGTGGTCTATTTGGACAAAGACAAATACCCCGCAAGAATGATTGAAAAAAGCGGGCAGATAATTTTTAACCGTCCGCGCGCCATTGAGTTATGCGACGACAAACTCCAAACATACATAGCGTTGACCCAAAACAACATTAAGATGCCCAAAACCATACCTTCTCCTTTGAAGTTTTATAAGACCGATATTGACGACGGAATCTTTTTGCAAAAAGTTATTGAGATTTTGAAATTTCCTATTGTGGTAAAAGGCGCTTATGGCTCGTTGGGCAATAGAGTGTTTTTGGCGCATAATTTTGAGCAACTCAAAGCGCTAAGGGAACAGATGGTTGATATCCCGCACCTATATCAAGAATTTATCGGCTCAAGCGCCGGCCAAGACACTAGGGTTATAGTTATTGGCCATATCGCGCGCGCCGCAATGATAAGAAAATCAGATAAAGATTTCCGCTCCAATATAGAGCTGGGCGGCAAAGGCTATCCCACGAAACTTTCGGATGAATATATAGAAATGGCGCAAAAAGCGTCCGAGATTTTGGGCTTGGATTATTGCGGAATAGATATATTAAAAGACCAAAATTCAAAGCCGGTATTATGCGAAGTTAATTCCAACGCTTTTTTTAATACGATTGAAAAAGTCAGCGGCGTCAATATCGCAAAAATTTACGCTGAATACGTATATGATAAAGTATATAACCGTTAGAATATAAACTCTGTTTAAATTACCATGCCATTTTCATAAATGGCATGGTAATTATTTTTTGTCCGTAATATCCGCTGAATCCTTGAATACTGTCGTTTCAAAAAAGGTTTTGGTGTTCATTTCGGCAGGACTGACGCTGATTTTGTTAATAGATACCTCATACGCCGTCTTGGTTACTATTGTGTCATCTTCCAAACGCTTTTGATATTCGCGGCTTTGAATCCGGCCTGAAATAATCACTTTTTCGCCAACCCTTAGATTTCTGACAAATCTTGCGTTTCTGCCCCAAGCTATGCAAGGTATGTAGTCCGATTTGTTGTAAGCGCGGTTAACGGCGATAAGCAAATCGCAAATTTCACGCTTAAAAGGCGTTGTGCGGTATATGGGTTGTTTGCAAATAAATCCGCCTAATTCTATAATATTAGGGTTGCATTCGCTAGTCCAGTCCAAAATTTCGCGCACAAAAACCGTAAGCATCAATCGGCTTTTGCCGTCCATAAGCTTGTTGTAGCTTCTAAACTGGCTCAAAAGAGCCGTCATATCGCCAATTTTTAGCGGACGGTCAATAAGCAATCTTTCGCTTACCGTTATTGGCAGCACATCTTTTTGCTCAGAAAGTCTGGGCACTTCAATCATCATTTCGTAAAAACCTTCGCCGTAAATCTCATGCGAAAATTCCGGCTCGGTTACTATTTGTCCTGCCAAAAATACTTTATTGGCAATATTCTCGGGGTAATTCATTTTCCTCTCCCGTTCATCATATATTTTTTATTTGTCTTCCCGTATGGTCTATATAATAATTGTCATGATATATAAGTTCGCTTACGCATACGAATTCAAATCCCTTGTTCTTTAAGCCCAAAATTATCAATCTCAACGCTTTGGGCGTGTTTTGGCCGTTATTGTGCATAAGTATTATAGAGCCTTTTTTGGTTTTTGATATTACCCTTTGGGCGATTTGTTGGGCGGTGTAGTCTTTCCAATCTAGCGAGTCCACATCCCATTGTATTGTTTTTAAACCAAGGCTTTCGGCAGTTTCTATCAACGCGTTGTTATAAGCTCCAAAAGGCGGCCTGAATACTTTAGGTTTTTTGCCCGTTATATTATGCAAAATATTAATAGATGTCTGCAATTCAAGCTGCATTTGGGTCTTGCTAAGATTAGTCATATCAGGATGCGTGTTGGAATGAGTGCCGATCTCAAACCCGTTCTCATCCAAAGCTTTTACTTTATCGCTGTGTTTTTCCGCCCAAAAGCCGACCAAAAAAAAGGTCGCTTTTACTTGGTGTTCGTTTAATATATCTATTAGCTCATCCGTTTTGTCCGCTCCCCACGCCGCATCAAACGATATGGCAATTTTGTTTTCTTGCGTTTCAACGCTATATATCGGTAGTTTTCTTGGTATTGTTCCGCTCAAAAAAACTTTTGCCGAGCCTGTCAACGCGTTAAGAGATATAAATATAATCAACAAAGACAATATCTCAAGCCAAGTCAACAAATCCTTTTTTTTGAGCGTTATAAAATACATCCGATTACACCTTATATATTAAACGCATAAAAAGCAAGAATATAAAAATATTTAAGAATAATTTTGCGTCTTTTGTCGATATTTTTAATGCGTTTGTTATAAATATATAAAGGCATAAGCATATTTATGACTAAATAACAGACAGCAAAAAAACAGCTTTTTTAAAAATTAGGTTCTGTGAATAACAATGCCTTTTAAACATGCAAAAACACAAAAAAATGTAAAGCCTCAAAAAATAAGGTTTTTTATAAAAAATACAGCATGCAAATTTAATTATAGAGAACTAAGCAGCGCTTTGTCCGTTATTTTTTTGATTAATATGGTCTTAAATCTTTTGTTTTTTTTAACTCCTTTGTATTATCACCCCTTATAATTTTATTCATATATGTTCCCCTTGCGTTTATATTTAAAACAACAAATATTCTATTTAATACTAAGCTGGTTAATATTATATGTTTTGCAATTATACATGTCAAATATTTACATGTATTTTGTTGAATTTTTTATGTAATTTTTGTATTATTTTTATTTAATACTTTAATATAATCATTAAAAGCAGCTAATTTAACAATTTAATAAAAAAACCGCTGTTTTTTGATATGCACCCCAAAAGTTAGACGCATTTGTTAATTTTTGTCCAAACTTTGAGGTTCATTTCATTTTTTAGCGGCTTTTATTATCATGTATTATATACAAAAACATCTTCTATGAAGTTAAGTTTTTGTAATTTGCAAAGATTTTTGCCTTTGCCCGTTCGGTTGGTTTTGATAATATCTTGGGAAGAAAAGGCGGATAAATACTTTTCATTATCCAATAAAATAACGGTTATGGCTTCTTTTTTGCGCAAATATTTGGCCCATATCAATTTTTGGCCGCAATTGTCTTTTAAATCAAAAACTTTTAGTCCTTTTCTATATCTATTCATAAGCCCTAACTCTTGAATTTCTATCTTTTTTGAACAGCTTTTGTCCGTTATTAAGGCTATATATCCGCTTTGGTCGTCTATTTGGGAGGCATATATAACATAATCGCCTTCATTCAATAAAATGCCCTTAACGCCGCCTGAAATTCGGCCTTGGATTGGGATATCGCCGGAATCGGCATTAAGGCCCATGCCTTGAGCCGTAATAAACAATATGGACGAATTTTCAATTTCTTCTTCTATATTGATTACCTCGTCGCCGTCTTTAAGTTTGACAGCCTGAAAAGTTGATTTGATTATTCCATATTCGGACCAAGCCGATTTTTTGACCATGCCGTCTTTGGTAAAAAATAGTAAGTTGCCTTCGGGCAAGTCTTTCTTTACGGTAAAGATTTTGATTAGTTTTTCGCCGTCTTGCAAATCGGGAATACTAACCTTCAAGTCTTCGCCCTTGTCGCGCCATTTGGCTTCGGGGATAGACATTACATCAACTTTATAACAATTGCCCAGATTGGTAAAACAATAAATAATATCGTAGGTTTGGGCTTGAGTCAAAAGCTTATAAATATCATGCTGGCTGGAACTGTCCGTAAATTCTTTTACGGACATGGAATAATTTTTTTGAGGGATGCGCTTTAACGAACCGTATTCGTTATAGCCTATGACAAAATCTTCAATGGGTTTTTCGTCATCGTCCGCAGGAATATAATAATCTTCAACGCTTTTTATTATTTCCGATCTCCTTGGATCTTTGTATGTCCGTTTGATTGTGTTAAGTTCGTTGACAATCACTTCCATTTGAAGCTTTTTGCTCGCCAAAATTGCATTTAATTTTTCTATTAAAATTCTTAATTGCGCCAATTCTTTTTCCAGCTTGTTGACTTCCAAATGCGTAAGTCGGGCAAGTCTCATATCCAAAATAGCTTGGGCCTGGACTTCGCTAAGGGCAAACCTAGCGCATAAATTTACCTTTGCTTCGCTGACTGACGCGCTTGTTTTTATTATTTTGACGACCTCGTCAATATTTTTTACAGCTATTAAAAGCCCCGTTAAGATATGCTCCCTGTTTTTAGCCTCGTTTAATTCATATCTGCTTCTTTTTACAATAATCTCTCTTTGGTAATTTACATAATACGCTATAATGTCAAGCAAGCCCATTTGCTGCGGCTTGCCATCGGCAATCGCCACCATATTAATTCCAAAATTTTGGGATAGTTGGGTGTGTTTAAATAAAATCTCGCAAATTTTCCTAGGGTCCGCGTCTTTTTTTACTTTGATTACAGCGCGCATGCCGTCGCGGTCCGATTCGTCCAAAATTTCGCTTATGCCGTTTAGCAGCTCTTTTCTTTTTTCCCTTTGAAGCATTATTGATTCCAGCAATGACGCTTTATTGACTTGATAAGGCAATTCTTTGATTACTATGCTCTTTCTATCGTTTTCGTCTACTTCTATATAAATTTTTGCCCTTATGGTAATTTTGCCTTTGCCTGTTTCATACGCTTTCTTAAGCTCCGGCCCAGCTATAATATAACCTCCGCTTGGAAAATCAGGGCCTTTTATAATCTTCATCATTTCTTTTAGGGTGATTTGGGGATTATTAATATAAGCTATGACGCCGTCAATTACTTCGGCTAAATTATGCGGAGGAATATTTGTGGCAAGCCCTACCGCAATGCCCGAAGCGCCGTTAACCAATAGATTAGGAAACCTGCCGGGCAACATGTCGGGCTCTTTGATAGAATCGTCAAAATTAAGGCTCCATTTGACTGTGTCTTTGTCAAGGTCTCTCAAAAGCTCCATAGCTATGGGCGCCAGTCTAGCTTCCGTATATCTCATGGCGGCCGCGCTGTCTCCGTCAATAGAGCCGAAATTGCCGTGACCGTCTATCAGCGTATGGCGCATATTAAACGGTTGCGCCATTCTTACCATAGCGTCATAAACGGATTTGTCGCCGTGGGGATGATACTTTCCCAAACAATCGCCCACTATGCGCGCCGATTTTCTATACGGCTTATCGGGCGTTATACCCAATTCATACAAAGAATATAATATCCTGCGCTGGACAGGTTTTAGTCCGTCTTCCACTCGGGGCAATGCCCTGTCCATTATTACATGCTCGGAATACGGCATCATGGAAGAGTGCATTACCTCTTCCATTGTCTTTTGTATTACTTGTTGCTGAATGTTTTCTTCCATTAACCCATTTCTCCTAATAGTCTATCATCTTTATTGAAGTTAGCGTATTCTATTATATAACTCTTCCGTAACTCCACGGCGTCGCCCATAAGCGTGGTAACAAGTTTTTCGGCTTCGGCGGCGTCATCAATTGTAACCTGAATCAATTTGCGCGTTTTGGGGTTCATGGTAGTTTCCCATAATTGATCGGCGTTCATCTCTCCCAAACCTTTATAGCGCTGTATCTGATAGCCGCGCCCTACTTTTTCTTTGACTATATCTAATTCTTCATCCGTGTATGCGTATTCAACAATGTCTTTTTTATACACCTTATACAAAGGCGGCATTCCTATATAGACAAAACCTTCGTTAATAAGGTCTTTCATATATCTAAAGAAAAATGTCAATAAGATAGCCCTTATGTGCGCGCCGTCTTGGTCGGCGTCGGACAAAATAATCACCTTATGGTAATTAAGGTTGTCCACCAAAAAATCTTCGCCTATGCCAGCGCCCAACGCGCTGATTATAGTTCTTATTTCTTCGTTTTGCAATACTTGGTCAAGCCGTTTCTTTTCGGCGTTAAGCGGCTTGCCTCTTAACGGCAATATAGCCTGAAAATATCTATCGCGGGCTTGTTTGGCGGTGCCTCCCGCGGAGTCTCCCTCAACGATAA from Clostridiales bacterium includes these protein-coding regions:
- a CDS encoding polysaccharide deacetylase family protein, which codes for MYFITLKKKDLLTWLEILSLLIIFISLNALTGSAKVFLSGTIPRKLPIYSVETQENKIAISFDAAWGADKTDELIDILNEHQVKATFFLVGFWAEKHSDKVKALDENGFEIGTHSNTHPDMTNLSKTQMQLELQTSINILHNITGKKPKVFRPPFGAYNNALIETAESLGLKTIQWDVDSLDWKDYTAQQIAQRVISKTKKGSIILMHNNGQNTPKALRLIILGLKNKGFEFVCVSELIYHDNYYIDHTGRQIKNI
- a CDS encoding DNA topoisomerase 4 subunit A, translating into MEENIQQQVIQKTMEEVMHSSMMPYSEHVIMDRALPRVEDGLKPVQRRILYSLYELGITPDKPYRKSARIVGDCLGKYHPHGDKSVYDAMVRMAQPFNMRHTLIDGHGNFGSIDGDSAAAMRYTEARLAPIAMELLRDLDKDTVKWSLNFDDSIKEPDMLPGRFPNLLVNGASGIAVGLATNIPPHNLAEVIDGVIAYINNPQITLKEMMKIIKGPDFPSGGYIIAGPELKKAYETGKGKITIRAKIYIEVDENDRKSIVIKELPYQVNKASLLESIMLQREKRKELLNGISEILDESDRDGMRAVIKVKKDADPRKICEILFKHTQLSQNFGINMVAIADGKPQQMGLLDIIAYYVNYQREIIVKRSRYELNEAKNREHILTGLLIAVKNIDEVVKIIKTSASVSEAKVNLCARFALSEVQAQAILDMRLARLTHLEVNKLEKELAQLRILIEKLNAILASKKLQMEVIVNELNTIKRTYKDPRRSEIIKSVEDYYIPADDDEKPIEDFVIGYNEYGSLKRIPQKNYSMSVKEFTDSSSQHDIYKLLTQAQTYDIIYCFTNLGNCYKVDVMSIPEAKWRDKGEDLKVSIPDLQDGEKLIKIFTVKKDLPEGNLLFFTKDGMVKKSAWSEYGIIKSTFQAVKLKDGDEVINIEEEIENSSILFITAQGMGLNADSGDIPIQGRISGGVKGILLNEGDYVIYASQIDDQSGYIALITDKSCSKKIEIQELGLMNRYRKGLKVFDLKDNCGQKLIWAKYLRKKEAITVILLDNEKYLSAFSSQDIIKTNRTGKGKNLCKLQKLNFIEDVFVYNT
- a CDS encoding RimK family alpha-L-glutamate ligase — encoded protein: MKKHGIIIINSFSFSPAFKNQTKRLIEEFGRLDVKIDIGRNSHVNLYLDNYEIINRIKDYDFVVYLDKDKYPARMIEKSGQIIFNRPRAIELCDDKLQTYIALTQNNIKMPKTIPSPLKFYKTDIDDGIFLQKVIEILKFPIVVKGAYGSLGNRVFLAHNFEQLKALREQMVDIPHLYQEFIGSSAGQDTRVIVIGHIARAAMIRKSDKDFRSNIELGGKGYPTKLSDEYIEMAQKASEILGLDYCGIDILKDQNSKPVLCEVNSNAFFNTIEKVSGVNIAKIYAEYVYDKVYNR
- a CDS encoding single-stranded DNA-binding protein, which gives rise to MNYPENIANKVFLAGQIVTEPEFSHEIYGEGFYEMMIEVPRLSEQKDVLPITVSERLLIDRPLKIGDMTALLSQFRSYNKLMDGKSRLMLTVFVREILDWTSECNPNIIELGGFICKQPIYRTTPFKREICDLLIAVNRAYNKSDYIPCIAWGRNARFVRNLRVGEKVIISGRIQSREYQKRLEDDTIVTKTAYEVSINKISVSPAEMNTKTFFETTVFKDSADITDKK